The sequence CCTTTGTGATGGTTTTCTTACTCAGTTTTTTATTTATTTAGTATAGTTATTTAACTTATGTAATGATATACTAAATAAAAAATGAGAGGTTAAGACGGTATCTAGATTTGCAAAAGTTTATTAAAAGTAATTATTGGTTTTATGTTGGTCTATTCGTTTTGGCAATTTTATATCTTACGAATTTTAACATGGATATGGGTTCAGACGACTGTTGGTTTATGAAAATTTCTCAAGAGTATAGTTTGAGTGAGTTTCTTCAATGGAGTTATAATAATTGGTCTGCGCGTCTGTTTCCAGAGGCGATGCTATACTTGATCTTTTTGGTTCCTTTGATTATTCATCATTTAATCAGTGCTTGCGCTTGGTTACTATACAGTTATTCTTTGGTACGGATATTTGAAGGTACTGTTAGCCGTAAAATTTTCTAGTTGCATTTTTATCACTTGGATTTATCAATGTCTGGGGCATGAAAGATTAGATTTTTTGGATCACTGGAGCGATTAATTATTTATGGCCATTAGCATTAGTGATGTTTTCGCTGATTCCTTATGCGGATTATTTTTTTAGAAATAAAAAAACGTCAATTCGGGTATACATATTGCCTGTACTTATTTTTTCCTTTTCAAATGAACAGTTGATTGCTTGTGTTATTGGCGTTGTGTTGTCTTATCATAGTGCAATGTTGATAAAGAAGCGAAAAGAGAACTATTTTTTGTATATTCCAACTGCATTTTTTACTACTGGATTCTCGTTTATGTTTTTAGCGCCGGGAAATAAATTGAGGATGCAAAAAGAAATAGCGATGTGGATGCCGGATTTTAATGAACTATCACCATTTGCAAGAATATTAAGAGGAAGCTCATGGTTATTTGAAGGTTGGCAAACAAAATTATTACTTCTGTTTATTGTTATTCTCATAGTTTCTCTGGTTATTGATTCTTCAAAATTACTAGCTAAAGTAGTAACCGGATATACAGTGTTTTTGTTGTTATTGAACTATAATTTTCCCAATATATTTACGAACTTTCAACTTATCAACGAAGGGAATTGGATCAGTCAATTAAAATTAGGCAACATTTTAAGTTGAATCTTATTGAATGCTATTTTGCCTTATATATTGTGGGGAATTTTTTTTAGTTTAGTTGCTGCGTTGTCTACATCTGTTTCTAAACAGAGAATATTTATTGGTCTAAGTTACAGCTCTGCTTTATTTTCTTCCGTATTGATGTGTTCATCTGTTTTTCTACTGATTATTTTATTTATGCTCTATTAGCAAGTTCAAATAAGTGGAAGTCAAACTGAAAAAAATGGTTGCTGTTTTATGCTTGTTTTATACCTCTAATCAATTTATTGTGTGTACTTTTTTTAAGCTGAATATAATTAGAACTATATTTATGTAAAGGTATCCTTGAAGATACCTTTTTTATTTACCTATAAATTTTTGCCGATGGCTTTGATATAACAGGTTTTTAGTAGAAATTATATTTTTATGTTAGAAAACCTAACATAAATCATTGACAACAGAAAAAAGTATTGATATTCTATATCTAATCTATCTAGCTAAGCAGGCTAGCTTCTCGAAAAAAAGATATAATCTGTTTGTGAAAAACTCAAACAAACCTATTTACCTATTTTTCTATCGAGACTGAACAAGCTTGCTACACTTTTAATCGAAGAGAGGGGGGTGGATATGAGAGAAAAGGAACTGAGAAGGTCAATGTCAGTTTTTCCAATTGGTACAGTTATGAAACTGACTGATTTATCAGCACGGCAAATACGTTATTATGAAGAGCAAGATTTGATTCATCCTGAAAGAAGCGAAGGAAATCGACGTATGTATTCACTAAATGACATTGATGTATTGCTTGAAATCAAGGATTATTTATCTGATGGTCTAAACATGGCTGGAATCAAACGTGTTTATGAAATGAAGCTGGAAGAACAAATGCATGCCCAAGAAACAAACAAACCGCTGACCGATGAAGATGTTCGGAAGATTTTATATGATGAACTTATTTCTCAAGGCGGACTTACTCAACAAAATCCATTCCAATCCAGAGGCCCAAAATTGTAACAATTAGCTTTACACAAAAAATGAAGGACGTGAAGGAAGACGATGACGAAGAAACAAAACACAGTAGAAGATATCAAACGAATAGCCGATGAAGAAAATGTTCGATTTTTACGATTAATGTTTACAGACATTATGGGAACAATCAAAAATGTGGAAGTTCCAGTGAGCCAATTAGATAAAGTGTTAAGCAATAAAATGATGTTTGATGGGTCTTCTATTGAAGGTTTTGTGAGAATTGAAGAAAGCGATATGTATTTATATCCAGACGTATCCACATGGATGATTTTTCCGTGGGAAAGCACACATGGGAAAGTTGCTCGTCTGATTTGTGATATTTATAATCCTGATGGAACACCATTTGCTGGAGATCCTCGTGGTAATTTAAAACGGGCATTAGCAGATATGGAAACGTTAGGTTTTACTTCATTCAATCTTGGGCCTGAGCCGGAATTTTTCTTATTCAAATTAGATGAAGATGGTAAAATCACAACTGACTTAAATGACCGAGGTGGTTATTTTGATTTTGCACCAACCGATCTCGGTGAAAACTGCCGTAGAGATATCGTTCTTGAACTTGAAAGTCTTGGGTTTGAAGTTGAAGCTTCTCATCATGAAGTGGCGCCAGGTCAGCATGAGATTGACTTTAAATATGCTGATGTTATCGAAGCCTGTGATAATATCCAAACCTTTAAATTAGTCGTTAAAACAATTGCTAGAAAACATGGCTTACACGCAACATTTATGCCAAAACCATTGTATGGCATCAATGGATCAGGAATGCACTGTAACATGTCATTGTTTAAAGGCGATGAAAATGTCTTCTACGATGAAAATGGTCCGATGCAACTAAGTCAAACGGCTTATCATTTTCTTGGTGGATTATTGAAACATGCTCGTGCTTATACAGCCGTTTGTAATCCAACGGTTAACTCATATAAACGTTTAGTACCAGGATATGAAGCGCCTGTATATGTTGCTTGGAGTGGTCGCAATCGTTCGCCGTTAGTTCGAGTTCCTGAATCGCGTGGCTTATCTACTCGTTTAGAGTTACGATCAGTTGATCCGTCAGCAAATCCATATTTAACAATGGCTACACTTTTACAAGCGGGATTAGATGGAATCAAAAATGAAATTGATCCACCACAAGCGGTTGACCGCAATATTTATGTGATGAATGAAGAAGAACGAAAAGAAGCGCAAATCCATGATTTACCTTCAACACTGCATAACGCTATTAAAGAATTACGTAAGGATGATGTAATGATCAATGCGTTAGGTGAGCATATTTATGTGAACTTTGTTGAAGCGAAACGTATGGAATGGGCTGCTTTCCGTCAAACTGTTTCTGAGTGGGAAAGAGAACAATATTTAGAGTTATACTAAGAGCTACGTGGATAGACCAGAATCTGGTTTATCCACATTTTTTATATTGTTCGGTTAACACTGAAGAAGTATGTTATAATTATAATTGAGAATCATTATCAATTGAACTTGAAAAGGAGAGGGAATCATGATCGTTCAAACTGTTGCGTTTACTATAAAAAAAGAAGGAAAAGAAATTTTCGAAGCTAAAACAAGTAAAGATGTCGCTTCAATGGTAGGATTTTCAGGTTGTGTATCAAGTGAATGTTGGTATACAGAAGATAAGGATAACTGTGAATTTATGTTGGTTTCTAAATGGCAGAGTAAAAAAGATTTTCAAAACTGGTTAAAACGTCCAGAGCACTTACAAGAACATCGAGAGGCACATAAAAATAAAGACAGCAAACCGTCTATCGTTATAGAAAAAATTAGAAAAAGCTACGAAGTTTTTGCTTAAAAATAGCAATTAGAATCTGGAGTAATTTATTTACTTTGGATTTTTTTTTACTTTATACCACGCCTTCATTCAAATAAGTGTAAAATTAATAAAAAAGCGGGTATAGTAGAAGTTAGACAAACATTAAGGAGAATAGAAATGAACAAATTAAATTTTTCTCCAGCTAACTTTGAAAAGCTTCAGCAACAGGGGTGGGACAAAGCCGCTCTAGTTACCTACATAAATAATATAAATGGAAATAAACTGAACGCCAACCAAGAAATTTTTTTAGTTGGTTCTGAAATCTACACAGAAATGTTAAAAAAAAGTCAGCTTTCAGATCAAGAAAAAGTTATACTAGTCATCGATCATCTGGGTGGATACCTGAATGATTCAGGTGATTTACAGTTTGCGTCAACTGAATATAAATTTTATGATCAAATGCCGCCAGGGGCACCTTTTTTCGATTACTATTCAAAAACTGTACAACGTGCTTATCCAAATGGTTTGATCATAGCACAAGCAGATAAAAAATTAACAAAAACAGCCCTCAAGAAAAAATACGCAAATGAAACGAAAATCCATCAATTTAGAAATCAATTAGATAAATGTATTATTGAATATGTGGAAGACTACAAAAAATGCTACAATTTAAAAAATGATGAAGTTGCAATCAAAACGATTCTTAAAGATAATTGGTTTTATGCAGATCCGCAATATCATAACCGTGCTCATATTGATATAGAGATTTCGGCTGGTGATCTTAAAAAAGGAAGTAGAACCCTTACTAATAAAGGGTTATTAAAAAAAATCAGAAAACGAGGGTTTTATCGAAAAATTTTATCGGGAGATTATCATAGTGAATTTATTTTAGATGAACAGGGTCAACTTTTAAGCCAATGGAAAGAACAAATCAAAGAAAGAGACTACTTAGAATGTGCAATTGCAAATGGTGAATCGTTCAACTATGGTGAGCGCCCTAGATTTGATCAATATCATACACACGATAAACTAGATGGAAATCCTCCTCGATACTTTGATACAAATAAGCGGACTCAACTTAAACAGAATTGGATTTCGCCAACCGATAATTGGTTTTATCAAGCGGTTAGACGCTTAGCAGAAAAGGGGGTTCGGTATAAAAAACGAACGAACAAAATCTAAATCAAAAGCCATTAAAGTTGGGAGTATAGGTTCCTGACTTTTTTATTTTTCACAAAAATTCTTTTTATTTTAAAGAAAGAAAGCAAAATAATCAATAAGTTTGTGAAATATTTTCACAAACTGTTTCAAAATTGAGCAGCTTCCGTTATAATGGAGAAGAATATGCGTGCAACTATTCTACTTTTAGATAGAAGGATGATGACTATATAATGCGAAAAATGAAGACGATGGATGGAAATACAGCAGCAGCATATATTTCATATGCGTTTACTGAATTAGCCGCTATTTACCCAATTACACCAAGCTCAACGATGGCTGAACTTGTCGATCAGTGGTCGGCAGAAGGCAAGCAAAATATTTTTGGACAACCTGTTAAAATTGTTGAAATGCAATCAGAAGCAGGTGCGGCAGGCGTAGTCCACGGATCGTTGAAAACTGGTGCATTAACAACTACATACACTGCTTCACAAGGATTATTACTGATGATACCGAACATGTATAAGATTGCTGGAGAGTTGCTTCCGTCAGTCTTTCATGTTGCTAGTCGTGCTGTGACAACAAATGCGCTGAACATTTTCGGTGACCACGGAGATGTGATGGCTGCTCGTCAGACAGGGTTTGCTATGTTATGTGAAAGTAGCGTCCAGGAAGTCATGGATTTATCAGCGGTCGCTCATTTAGCATCGATTGAATCAAGTGTTCCATTTATCAACTTCTTTGATGGATTTCGGACTAGTCATGAAATCCAAAAAATCGAAGTATTGGACTATGATGAATTAGCACCATTACTGGATCAAGAAAAACTAAGCGATTTTCGTAGCAGAAGCATGAATCCAAATCATCCTTCCGTTAGTGGAACGAACCAAAATCCAGATATCCATTTCCAACAACGTGAAACGATCAATAGCTATTATGAACAAATTCCAGCTATAGTTAAAAAATACATGGATGAAATCAATGAGCTTAGAGGGACGAATTATGATTTGGTCACTTATTACGGAGCTGAAGATGCAGAAGAAGTGATTGTTTCAATGGGGTCAGCTGCCCAAGCAATCGAGCAAACGATCGATTACTTGACGAAGCAAGGTAGAAAAGTTGGCTTCTTAAATATTCATTTGTACCGTCCGTTTCCAATAGAGAACTTTTTAGAAAAAATGCCTAAAACTGTTAAGGCAATCGGAGTGATGGATCGTACGAAAGAACCAGGAGCCGGCGGTGAGCCGCTACTTTTAGATGTTCAAAGTGCGATGTATGAGTCGGATTTGCGTCCAATGATTATTGGCGGCCGTTATGGATTGGGATCAAAAGACGTCTTACCAAACCAAATCGTTGCGATTTATGATGAGTTACTAAAAGATAAAAAAGCAGCAAAATCGAGGTTCACGATCGGAATTGTAGATGATGTGACGTACACTTCACTTGATTGCGGGGAAGCTCTCGATTTGACCAATCCAAAAACCTATCAAGCAAAATTCTGGGGATTTGGCTCAGATGGTACAGTTGGTGCAAATAAGTCAGCAATCAAAATCATTGGGGACCATACGGATAAATATGCTCAGGGATTCTTTTATTATGATTCAAAAAAATCTGGTGGGTTGACAGTTTCTCATTTACGTTTTGGCGAGACACCGATTCGTTCGACTTATTTGATCGAGCATGCAGATTTTGTTGCATGTCATACTGCAGCTTACTTAAATACGTATGATTTAGTTAAGGGATTGAAAAAAGGGGGAACCTTTTTACTGAATACAGTTTGGAATGACGAACAATTGGAACGATTCTTACCCAATAAACTAAAGCGTTACTTAGCTGAAAACGAGATTAATTTTTATACGATCAATGCCGTTAGACTAGCTAGTGAAGTTGGATTAGGTGGTCGAATCAATACAGCGATGGAAACAGCTTTTTTCAAATTGGCAGAGATCATGCCATTTGATGAGGTACTACCAATCTTAAAAGAAGAAGCATTTAAAAGTTATGCAAGAAAATCGATGTCTGTTGTTGAAAAAAATGTTCAAGCAATTGAACGCACTGTTGAACTTCTGCATAAAGTTGAAGTGCCACTTGAGTGGAAAACAATTGAAGTAAAACCAAAAGTCCGTAAAGCAAACATTACTGATTATGTTCATGAAATCGTAGAACCAATCAATCGTCAAGAAGGAAATGATCTTGCAGTCAGTGCATTTATGAAAAATGATATGGCGGATGGGCGGATGCCGCTAGGTACGACCGCTGTCGAAAAACGTGGTATCGCTGTAGAAGTACCAGAATGGAATAGTGATCGTTGCACAATGTGTAATGAGTGTGCGTTTGTTTGTCCGCATGCTGCGATTCGTCCATTTTTGGCAGACGATGAAGAAATGGCAGAAGCACCAGAAGGCTATATCGTCAGAGAAATGCGCGGAGCCGATGGTCTAAAGTATCGTATTCAAGTTTCTGTAGAAGATTGTACAGGTTGCGGACTTTGTGTGGACGCATGCCCAGCCAAAGGCAAAGCTTTAGTTATGAAACCTTACGAAGAGCAAAAAGAACAAGCCATGAACTGGGCATTTTCTATGACGTTGAAACAAAAGGAAAATCCAGCCAAACCAAATACTGTTTTAGGAACGCAATTTAACAAACCACTATTAGAATTTTCAGGTGCTTGTGCTGGTTGCGGTGAAACACCCTATGTGAAATTATTAACGCAAATGTTTGGTGATCGAATGATGATCGCAAATGCTACAGGCTGTTCTTCTATTTGGGGTGGAGCAGCACCTGTTGCTCCTTATACAACAAATGATGAAGGACAAGGTCCTGCTTGGTCTAACTCATTATTAGAAGATAATGCAGAATTTGGGTATGGAATGCTTTTAGCTAGCCAAACACGTCGTGAACATTTAGCGATGAAGATGAGTGAAGCGATGAATGTTGCTTCTCCAGCGTTAAAATTATTAATGGAAGATTGGATCAAGCATATGCACACGGGTGAAGGCACGCAACAACGTGCTGCCAAACTAAAAGCTGCATTACTAGATGAAAAAAAGGATCAACCTTTATTAGAAATAATCTATGCAGACAACGATTTGTTTGTGAAAAATAGTCAATGGATGATTGGTGGAGACGGTTGGGCTTACGATATTGGTTATGGGGGGATCGATCATGTTCTTGCCAGCGGTGCCGACGTTAATATGCTAGTTTTAGATAATGAAGTCTATTCTAATACTGGTGGACAAACCTCAAAAGCAACACCTGCCTCAGCCATTGCAAAATTCTCGGCAAGTGGTAAATACGTTTCTAAAAAAGATTTAGGCATGATGGCAATGACTTATGGCAACGTTTATGTAGCTCAAATTGCGTCGGGTGCTAATCAAATGCAGACGATCAAAGCTTTTGAAGAAGCTGAACGTTTCCCAGGGCCATCTATTATTATCGCTTATACGCCTTGTATTACGCATGGGTTAGTGGGTGGAATGAGTAAAACTTTGGAAGAAGCAAAAGAAGCAGTTAATTCCGGTTATTGGTCATTGTATCGCTATAATCCAGAACTAAGGGAGTCAGGAAAAAATCCAATGACTTTAGATTACAAAAAACCAAATTTTGAAGCGATGCAGGAGTTTATGCGTAAACAAGTTCGTTTCTCTTCATTAGAAGCTACACAACCTGAATTTGCAGGTAAACTTTTTGAAAAAACGGTTGATGATGCGAAAAATCGTTTTTATAATTATGCAAGGATGGCTGGTCAAGAAGAAAAAATCCGAGCAAAATTAGAAAAAGCAACAGAAGAAGTAGTGGGTGAAAAAGCACCTCGTGTAAAAAAAGAGCGAGTAGTCGATCCAGAAGCTGATGCAAGAAGAGCAGCTAGACGAGCTGAACGTGCAGCAAAACGTGGAAAGATAGAAGAATAAACAATTCTTTTGATTTGGAATGGAAGAAGGCAGAAACTTGATTCTACTTCTTTCATTCTTTTTATTTAAATTTTTCTATCGTTCATACTCATCCTGTAACCAAGGAAAAGATTATGGTATACTTATTAAGAAATCTTCAGAGAGAGGTGAGGTTTATGATGTCTTTTCAACTTAGTCAATTATTTGATTTAAATTATTGGCGGCAATTGATCTCATCTGATTTCTTGTCCCGTGATTATATTATTAATGTTATAGATATTTTGGTAGTATGGTACCTTGTCTACAAATTGATCATGCTCGTTAGGGGAACAAAAGCCGTCCAGCTGTTAAAAGGGGTCGCTGTTTTTATTGTGATCCGAATATTAAGTGAAATTATTGGTCTACATACATTATCTTGGCTGATGAACCAAGTAATTATGTATGGTGTAATTGCTGCTGTTGTGATTTTTCAACCAGAAGTTCGGCGAGGCTTAGAACATCTCGGTAGAAGCTCATTCTTCCGTACAACTAGGTCAGAGCAACAAGAAGATGAAAAAATGATTCTCTCCTTCGACAAAGCCATTCAGTATATGTCGAAACGGAAGATTGGTGCTTTGATCACAATAGAAAGAAATACTGGTTTAGATGAATACATTGAAACGGGTATTCCTTTAGATGCCGACATTACTGGAGAATTATTGATCAATATTTTTATTCCGAATACGCCACTACATGACGGTGCTGTAATCGTAAAACAAGGGAAAATTGCTGTAGCAAGTGCCTATCTGCCTTTATCAGAAAGTAACTTGATTCCCAAAGAATTCGGTACCCGACATAGAGCAGCTGTTGGTATTAGTGAAGTAAGTGATGCTGTGACGATCATTGTGTCAGAAGAAACAGGAGACGTCAGTCTGACGCTAAACAATGATTTGATTCCTAGACTGACACAGGAAGAGTACCTAAAAATCCTTAGAGCAGAATTAGTACCAAAAGAAGAAAACAAAGATAAAAAAAATCTTTTGCAACACTTTCTTGACGGTGTATCGAAAGGGGCGAAAAAGAAATGAAAAAGCCCTCCCAAAGCAATTGGTTTTCAGGATTATTAGCATTACTGTTTGCCTTGTTGCTATTTTTCAATGCTAATTCATCTGGGAATATATCGAATATGTCTGGTACAAACCAAGTTTATGATGAAATGCTTTATAATATACCGGTTCAAGTAGAGTATGATCAAGCCAAATATTTTGTTTCTGGTTATGAAGAAACCGTGAACGTCCATTTAAGCAGCGCAAATCGAATTCAATTGAATTTAGAATCAAATGAAGATACTAGAAATTTTCAAGTAGTTGCTGATTTAACTAAAACACCGCTTGGTACTTCGGAAATTCAATTAAGAGTTAAAGGATTAAGTACAGCTGTAACTGCTGAGATCGAACCAAAAACAATCACTGTAACAGTTGAGAAAAAAGTAACAAAATCATTTGACGTAGAGGCCCAATTGCCAGAATCAATCGAAGCTGAAGGCTATAAAGTAGAGAAAATTTCAGTAAGTCCTAAAACAGTGGAAATCACGACGGGAGAAGAGACGGCTAAAGCAATCTCTCGTGTCATTGCTCCACTATCAAATGTCAAACAATCTGTTGATACAATCAAACAAACGGTCAACGTCCAAGCAATTGATAGTAAAGGACAAGTGTTAAGTATTGAAAATCCGGCGCCTCAAGTAAAAGTTGTCGTTGACTTAACATTACCTTCAAAAGAAGTTGGACTGACAATCAGCCCAACAGGATCACCGCCTTCAGGTGTTGAGCATTTTACATTTAATCTTTCGGAGCAAAAAGTTGAAATTAGAGGGACAAAATCAGTTTTAGACGCAATCGATACAATAGAATTACCTGTTGATGTGACGAATATAAAGTCATCAACTAAACAAAAAATAAAGATTCCAACAAACTCAGAGTACATTGTTTCACCTGAGGAAGTAGAAGTGACAATCAATCCAGTCTTTGCTGGTTCCGATACAAGTTACTCTGAAACGACCGGACAAAGCACGACAACATCTTATTCAAGTCAAGTGTTGCCACCACCGTTACCGTCCAGTGAAAGACCGATAAGTTCTTCAAGTACAACAAGTTCGTCAAGTTCGACAAGTACTGAGAGTACTACCGAAGATAATCTAGAAAACGGGAGTAGTTCAGTTCCTGCAAGTTAAAGTAGATTGACCTAAGAAAATCAGTTATTCCTATGTGGGTTACTTAGTAGAATAACGGATGATATCTTAGTAAGTAGAAGGAGAGTTATGATGGGTAAATATTTTGGAACAGATGGTGTTAGAGGAATTGCAAATAAGGAACTAACACCAGAATTAGCATTTAAATTGGGCCGTTTCGGCGGATATGTATTAA is a genomic window of Enterococcus haemoperoxidus ATCC BAA-382 containing:
- a CDS encoding DUF6056 family protein, which encodes MTGAINYLWPLALVMFSLIPYADYFFRNKKTSIRVYILPVLIFSFSNEQLIACVIGVVLSYHSAMLIKKRKENYFLYIPTAFFTTGFSFMFLAPGNKLRMQKEIAMWMPDFNELSPFARILRGSSWLFEGWQTKLLLLFIVILIVSLVIDSSKLLAKVVTGYTVFLLLLNYNFPNIFTNFQLINEGNWISQLKLGNILS
- a CDS encoding MerR family transcriptional regulator, translating into MREKELRRSMSVFPIGTVMKLTDLSARQIRYYEEQDLIHPERSEGNRRMYSLNDIDVLLEIKDYLSDGLNMAGIKRVYEMKLEEQMHAQETNKPLTDEDVRKILYDELISQGGLTQQNPFQSRGPKL
- the glnA gene encoding type I glutamate--ammonia ligase, producing the protein MTKKQNTVEDIKRIADEENVRFLRLMFTDIMGTIKNVEVPVSQLDKVLSNKMMFDGSSIEGFVRIEESDMYLYPDVSTWMIFPWESTHGKVARLICDIYNPDGTPFAGDPRGNLKRALADMETLGFTSFNLGPEPEFFLFKLDEDGKITTDLNDRGGYFDFAPTDLGENCRRDIVLELESLGFEVEASHHEVAPGQHEIDFKYADVIEACDNIQTFKLVVKTIARKHGLHATFMPKPLYGINGSGMHCNMSLFKGDENVFYDENGPMQLSQTAYHFLGGLLKHARAYTAVCNPTVNSYKRLVPGYEAPVYVAWSGRNRSPLVRVPESRGLSTRLELRSVDPSANPYLTMATLLQAGLDGIKNEIDPPQAVDRNIYVMNEEERKEAQIHDLPSTLHNAIKELRKDDVMINALGEHIYVNFVEAKRMEWAAFRQTVSEWEREQYLELY
- a CDS encoding antibiotic biosynthesis monooxygenase family protein gives rise to the protein MIVQTVAFTIKKEGKEIFEAKTSKDVASMVGFSGCVSSECWYTEDKDNCEFMLVSKWQSKKDFQNWLKRPEHLQEHREAHKNKDSKPSIVIEKIRKSYEVFA
- a CDS encoding DUF3114 domain-containing protein; this encodes MNKLNFSPANFEKLQQQGWDKAALVTYINNINGNKLNANQEIFLVGSEIYTEMLKKSQLSDQEKVILVIDHLGGYLNDSGDLQFASTEYKFYDQMPPGAPFFDYYSKTVQRAYPNGLIIAQADKKLTKTALKKKYANETKIHQFRNQLDKCIIEYVEDYKKCYNLKNDEVAIKTILKDNWFYADPQYHNRAHIDIEISAGDLKKGSRTLTNKGLLKKIRKRGFYRKILSGDYHSEFILDEQGQLLSQWKEQIKERDYLECAIANGESFNYGERPRFDQYHTHDKLDGNPPRYFDTNKRTQLKQNWISPTDNWFYQAVRRLAEKGVRYKKRTNKI
- the nifJ gene encoding pyruvate:ferredoxin (flavodoxin) oxidoreductase encodes the protein MRKMKTMDGNTAAAYISYAFTELAAIYPITPSSTMAELVDQWSAEGKQNIFGQPVKIVEMQSEAGAAGVVHGSLKTGALTTTYTASQGLLLMIPNMYKIAGELLPSVFHVASRAVTTNALNIFGDHGDVMAARQTGFAMLCESSVQEVMDLSAVAHLASIESSVPFINFFDGFRTSHEIQKIEVLDYDELAPLLDQEKLSDFRSRSMNPNHPSVSGTNQNPDIHFQQRETINSYYEQIPAIVKKYMDEINELRGTNYDLVTYYGAEDAEEVIVSMGSAAQAIEQTIDYLTKQGRKVGFLNIHLYRPFPIENFLEKMPKTVKAIGVMDRTKEPGAGGEPLLLDVQSAMYESDLRPMIIGGRYGLGSKDVLPNQIVAIYDELLKDKKAAKSRFTIGIVDDVTYTSLDCGEALDLTNPKTYQAKFWGFGSDGTVGANKSAIKIIGDHTDKYAQGFFYYDSKKSGGLTVSHLRFGETPIRSTYLIEHADFVACHTAAYLNTYDLVKGLKKGGTFLLNTVWNDEQLERFLPNKLKRYLAENEINFYTINAVRLASEVGLGGRINTAMETAFFKLAEIMPFDEVLPILKEEAFKSYARKSMSVVEKNVQAIERTVELLHKVEVPLEWKTIEVKPKVRKANITDYVHEIVEPINRQEGNDLAVSAFMKNDMADGRMPLGTTAVEKRGIAVEVPEWNSDRCTMCNECAFVCPHAAIRPFLADDEEMAEAPEGYIVREMRGADGLKYRIQVSVEDCTGCGLCVDACPAKGKALVMKPYEEQKEQAMNWAFSMTLKQKENPAKPNTVLGTQFNKPLLEFSGACAGCGETPYVKLLTQMFGDRMMIANATGCSSIWGGAAPVAPYTTNDEGQGPAWSNSLLEDNAEFGYGMLLASQTRREHLAMKMSEAMNVASPALKLLMEDWIKHMHTGEGTQQRAAKLKAALLDEKKDQPLLEIIYADNDLFVKNSQWMIGGDGWAYDIGYGGIDHVLASGADVNMLVLDNEVYSNTGGQTSKATPASAIAKFSASGKYVSKKDLGMMAMTYGNVYVAQIASGANQMQTIKAFEEAERFPGPSIIIAYTPCITHGLVGGMSKTLEEAKEAVNSGYWSLYRYNPELRESGKNPMTLDYKKPNFEAMQEFMRKQVRFSSLEATQPEFAGKLFEKTVDDAKNRFYNYARMAGQEEKIRAKLEKATEEVVGEKAPRVKKERVVDPEADARRAARRAERAAKRGKIEE
- the cdaA gene encoding diadenylate cyclase CdaA, with amino-acid sequence MSFQLSQLFDLNYWRQLISSDFLSRDYIINVIDILVVWYLVYKLIMLVRGTKAVQLLKGVAVFIVIRILSEIIGLHTLSWLMNQVIMYGVIAAVVIFQPEVRRGLEHLGRSSFFRTTRSEQQEDEKMILSFDKAIQYMSKRKIGALITIERNTGLDEYIETGIPLDADITGELLINIFIPNTPLHDGAVIVKQGKIAVASAYLPLSESNLIPKEFGTRHRAAVGISEVSDAVTIIVSEETGDVSLTLNNDLIPRLTQEEYLKILRAELVPKEENKDKKNLLQHFLDGVSKGAKKK
- a CDS encoding CdaR family protein; translation: MKKPSQSNWFSGLLALLFALLLFFNANSSGNISNMSGTNQVYDEMLYNIPVQVEYDQAKYFVSGYEETVNVHLSSANRIQLNLESNEDTRNFQVVADLTKTPLGTSEIQLRVKGLSTAVTAEIEPKTITVTVEKKVTKSFDVEAQLPESIEAEGYKVEKISVSPKTVEITTGEETAKAISRVIAPLSNVKQSVDTIKQTVNVQAIDSKGQVLSIENPAPQVKVVVDLTLPSKEVGLTISPTGSPPSGVEHFTFNLSEQKVEIRGTKSVLDAIDTIELPVDVTNIKSSTKQKIKIPTNSEYIVSPEEVEVTINPVFAGSDTSYSETTGQSTTTSYSSQVLPPPLPSSERPISSSSTTSSSSSTSTESTTEDNLENGSSSVPAS